The following are from one region of the Aspergillus luchuensis IFO 4308 DNA, chromosome 4, nearly complete sequence genome:
- the REB1 gene encoding MYB DNA-binding domain protein (COG:K;~EggNog:ENOG410PKPT;~InterPro:IPR017930,IPR009057,IPR017877,IPR001005;~PFAM:PF00249,PF13921) — translation MGNSSSQYTSPGRKNAPEDSEEENRSELEIPSTPITPLNGAKQKLQSNNTTSGRKRRALDNTTGDRNISPASPKTSLSSRHNTSTDRPSKRKKVRESNQIQNGKADKATHKPDLLTQNAPSTSPSPGTEDLIAPDPGSKDQEKGSAQEKSEAKLNTASKQSSENFKGLVDFKKGKRGSDASKGKENKSTGFFTPEEVKALESFKLDFCTTHGMASDTFDLMIQHSERDKSNPFPCPTHITTKVAFWKNIYEIIPHRDKRSVYRFMRRHFQCTTQKPHYWTAEQDDELILLHERHGPRWAHIAKMIGRSDDDVIQRWRNHLEHRQTMNRGPWSEWEVGALLQYLQDWWTHMKNLGHEVGRDIYEIDESKISWGEISNRMENCRSRQQCGDKFRKIRRKVLTRRSMGNPDAFYDPVVEAKPPKRRGKSKSITPSQSQSNKHFKSSEYVDSDDESGEEGTESDKISSLDRSTSKTDDSSSLRSLETAPKKVNHPAHSQEDSDKPDPDTSISGSEESNSESEAEKSISDDDTGSIRSIQSSGKKQSSGHKRNGSLKRQRR, via the coding sequence ATGGGCAATTCGTCTTCGCAATATACTTCCCCAGGGCGTAAGAATGCCCCCGAAGattccgaagaagagaatcgATCGGAATTGGAAATCCCTTCGACCCCTATAACTCCTTTAAATGGCGCCAAGCAGAAGCTACAATCCAACAATACAACATCTGGACGGAAGAGGAGAGCTTTGGATAACACCACTGGAGACCGTAATATATCGCCTGCTTCACCGAAAACGTCTCTATCATCGCGGCATAATACATCCACTGATCGTCCGTCAAAGCGCAAGAAGGTTCGCGAGTCCAACCAGATACAAAACGGCAAAGCAGACAAGGCCACGCACAAGCCCGACTTACTCACGCAGAATGCGCCTTCAACTTCGCCTTCCCCAGGAACAGAAGATTTGATCGCCCCAGACCCAGGAAGCAAGGACCAAGAGAAAGGATCTGCCCAGGAGAAATCGGAAGCCAAGTTGAACACAGCATCAAAACAATCTTCCGAGAATTTCAAAGGCCTGGTGGATTTCAAAAAGGGCAAACGCGGTTCGGATGCCagcaaagggaaagaaaataaatcaaCTGGTTTCTTCACGCCAGAAGAAGTTAAAGCTCTGGAATCCTTCAAGCTAGATTTCTGCACCACCCACGGCATGGCAAGCGACACCTTTGACCTCATGATTCAGCATTCAGAAAGGGACAAGTCGAATCCCTTCCCTTGTCCCACGCATATTACCACCAAAGTGGCCTTCTGGAAAAACATCTATGAAATTATCCCACATCGCGATAAGAGATCGGTTTATCGGTTCATGAGACGACATTTCCAATGCACAACCCAAAAGCCACATTATTGGACTGCCGAGCAAGATGACGAACTTATCTTGCTTCATGAGCGCCATGGGCCCAGGTGGGCTCACATCGCCAAAATGATTGGTAGAAGCGATGACGACGTGATACAGCGATGGAGAAATCACCTCGAACATCGCCAGACGATGAACAGAGGGCCCTGGTCTGAATGGGAAGTAGGTGCGCTGCTACAGTATCTACAGGACTGGTGGACCCACATGAAGAACCTGGGCCATGAAGTTGGCCGGGATATCTATGAGATAGATGAATCTAAGATTTCTTGGGGAGAAATCAGCAACCGCATGGAAAACTGCCGTTCCAGGCAGCAGTGTGGAGACAAATTTCGCAAGATTAGGCGCAAGGTCTTGACTCGGCGTAGCATGGGGAATCCGGATGCTTTCTACGACCCTGTTGTGGAGGCAAAACCACCCAAGCGTCGAGGTAAATCGAAATCAATCACGCCTTCTCAGAGCCAATCCAACAAGCACTTCAAAAGTTCCGAATATGTTGATTCCGATGACGAatcaggggaagaaggaaccGAGAGCGACAAAATCTCCAGTCTGGATCGATCAACGTCCAAGACTGATGACAGTTCGTCTTTAAGGTCGCTTGAAACTGCGCCGAAGAAAGTGAACCATCCAGCCCATTCTCAGGAAGACAGCGATAAGCCCGACCCGGATACTTCCATCTCCGGATCAGAAGAATCAAATTCCGAGTCCGAAGCAGAGAAATCAATTTCTGATGATGACACCGGTAGTATTCGTTCAATACAGTCGTCCGGAAAGAAGCAGTCTTCGGGACACAAGCGCAATGGAAGCCTTAAAAGACAACGGCGGTGA
- a CDS encoding uncharacterized protein (COG:S;~EggNog:ENOG410PM8W): MSNMISSTFAPSLSRRDTKSSISHDPSVGSMPPPLTSGSGSLGPQSAAAIYQHIHDMAAKRISTLGYLRKAHEGRIYWFNTVHFSRTDISRLPYFEPRKLARRAINYLLLGLSLPPILDVSTTPVEFLRALNTLLNEFEAFQQVHPPDGTSSSTLTRARIPQMFKRAAHAGTKARRTSSATEIGLPIQSSDPSDLKSMASNSASAAAATVSFPHTEASELLPGEEYTYLLTPLLPFEPDYFETFVTLCDILIDCYTRLVSLVFTPSVCTVALGEMFSKADAKIRKIMVAGIIREFEDASRHQAKSELNSVGRVVLGGLMG, from the coding sequence ATGTCCAATATGATTTCCTCGACATTTGCCCCCAGTCTTTCGCGCCGGGACACCAAATCCAGCATCAGTCATGACCCATCGGTGGGGTCCATGCCACCCCCGTTAACGAGTGGTAGCGGATCACTTGGGCCTCAAAGCGCAGCAGCAATCTACCAGCACATCCACGATATGGCCGCTAAGCGGATCTCTACACTGGGTTATCTGCGAAAAGCGCACGAAGGCCGCATCTACTGGTTCAATACAGTTCACTTTTCCCGGACCGATATCAGCCGACTGCCATACTTTGAGCCCCGTAAACTCGCCCGTCGCGCCATCAATTACCTTCTTTTGGGCCTCTCCCTGCCTCCGATTCTCGATGTCAGCACAACACCCGTGGAATTCCTTCGCGCACTCAACACCCTCCTAAATGAATTCGAGGCTTTTCAGCAAGTGCATCCTCCCGAcggcacctcctcctccaccctcactCGCGCCCGTATCCCACAGATGTTCAAGCGGGCTGCTCACGCCGGCACGAAAGCGCGCCGCACCAGTTCGGCCACAGAAATCGGCCTACCGATACAATCCAGTGACCCGTCGGATTTGAAGTCAATGGCGAGTAACTCAGCCAGCGCGGCGGCAGCGACCGTCTCGTTTCCGCATACGGAGGCTTCGGAGCTCCTCCCCGGCGAGGAATACACATATCTTCTGACGCCATTGTTACCATTTGAACCGGACTATTTCGAAACATTTGTTACCCTGTGTGATATTCTAATTGACTGTTACACCCGATTGGTGTCGCTAGTCTTCACACCTTCAGTATGTACTGTCGCATTGGGGGAAATGTTTTCTAAGGCGGATGCCAAGATAAGGAAGATTATGGTGGCGGGGATCATACGCGAATTCGAGGATGCCAGCCGTCACCAGGCCAAGAGCGAACTCAATAGCGTTGGTCGCGTGGTTTTGGGCGGTTTGATGGGCTGA
- a CDS encoding FAD-dependent oxidoreductase (COG:C,H;~EggNog:ENOG410PNTM;~InterPro:IPR017927,IPR039261;~go_function: GO:0016491 - oxidoreductase activity [Evidence IEA];~go_process: GO:0055114 - oxidation-reduction process [Evidence IEA]): MSSPTNRKGSLPHQLRTAAEPRQNRLYNVRLSHIEQANPSVRLLQLTIPPEVQNVEDDEGQEVDELANPQQPLTFLPGQWLDVHIPSIPNAGGFSITSTPADAQVLPSLEYPAEAITTDETDVPPIDPRGRPPYVELAVQYAPSNPASVWLWRPADQILGTELSIRVGGSFVWPPSSRVDLTKVRNVVFVAGGVGINPLISMLSHLNNGDEIALPHPSFNIRFLYSTKLPRKEEGTVTGNGTSSLQQILFLSRLRQIIASQSQVRRLQISLDLFITDPGLDRSSLTGFAESGDLTLHTRRINRDDLRKAVSKPDGSIEAEETVCYVCGPPGMTDDVVSSLEGFLGNTERVYYEKWW; this comes from the exons ATGAGCTCCCCGACAAACCGAAAGGGCTCACTGCCCCATCAATTGCGCACCGCTGCCGAACCCCGCCAGAACCGACTGTACAATGTCCGGCTGTCGCATATCGAACAGGCCAACCCCTCCGTGCGACTGCTACAGCTGACCATCCCGCCGGAGGTCCAGAatgtcgaagatgatgaaggtcaggaagtggatgag TTAGCCaacccccaacaacccctAACATTCCTCCCGGGTCAATGGCTGGACGTCCATattccctccatccccaacgcAGGTGGCTTCAGTATTACCTCCACTCCAGCCGACGCACAAGTCCTCCCATCACTAGAATACCCCGCCGAGGCAATCACAACTGATGAGACCGACGTGCCACCCATCGACCCGCGCGGTCGGCCACCCTACGTAGAGTTAGCCGTGCAATATGCgccctccaacccagccagcGTATGGCTCTGGCGACCGGCGGATCAGATCCTAGGTACAGAACTTAGCATCCGCGTCGGAGGGAGTTTTGTATGGCCTCCATCTTCCCGCGTGGACTTGACGAAAGTTCGGAATGTAGTTTTCGTGGCAGGCGGAGTGGGGATCAA CCCACTGATATCCATGCTCTCGCATCTAAACAATGGCGACGAGAtcgctcttcctcacccatCATTCAATATTCGATTTCTGTACTCAACGAAACTCCcacggaaagaagaaggaacagTAACCGGGAATGGTACTAGTAGCCTGCAGCAGATCTTGTTTCTTTCACGTCTACGACAGATCATTGCGTCGCAGTCACAGGTTCGTCGATTGCAGATTAGCTTAGATCTTTTCATCACCGATCCTGGTTTGGATCGAAGTTCTCTCACTGGATTTGCGGAATCCGGGGATCTGACCCTGCACACGCGAAGGATCAATCGGGATGATTTACGCAAGGCGGTCAGTAAACCTGATGGTAGTATTGAGGCGGAAGAGACGGTGTGTTATGTGTGTGGTCCGCCTGGCATGACGGATGATGTGGTGAGCAGCCTTGAGGGCTTTCTCGGGAACACGGAGCGCGTGTATTATGAAAAGTGGTGGTGA